TGCCGCTGTCCGAGCAGCTCGGCCAGCCGCTGCCGATCGCCGGTAGGACGATCTTCGTCACCTCGCAATCCGGCGAAAGCGCCGAGGTCGTGCGCTGGTTCAATGAGACCGATGGCACCGAGGAGACCTTCGGCCTGACCCTCGAAGGCAGTTCCTTCCTCGCAAGAACCGCCCCGTCGCTCATCGGCGCCGGCGGCACCGAGCTTGCCTTCGCTGCGACACGCAGCCTGACGGTGACCTTCGCCCTGCATCTGGCGATCCTTTCCGCCCTCGGCGAAGATCCAGACGCCGCGATTGCCGCCCTCAAAGCGCCGGAAGACCATGACATCGCTGCCGCGCTCACCGCGCTCGAAAATGTCGCGACCATCGTCACGTCAGGCCGCCGGCTACAGGGTATCGCCGAGGCGCTGGCGCTCGGATTGACGGAACTGTCGCGCCGTCCCTGCTTCTCGCTCGAAGGCGGCCAGCTGCGCCACGGACCGATGGAGATGCTGGGGCCGGAGATCGGCGTCGTGCTGTTCCGCGGCATGGACGAAACGGCCGGCCTGGTCACCGCAATGGCGACATCCGCCGTCGAGACCGGCGCCCCCGTTATCCTGTTCGACGCCTCGGGCGAAGCGTCGGTCGCCGGCGCGGTGACGATCCGCTTTGCCCCGGCAATCGGTCTTGCTGCGATCTTCGCCATGCTGCCGGTCGCCCAGCGGCTGATGATCGCCTTTGCCGACGCCCGCGTGGAGAATGCCGGAACGCCGGTCCGCTCCACCAAGATCACCCGGAGCGAATGAATGCGGCCGCTTGCAGTCATCGGCAACGTCAACGTCGACCTGATCCTCGGACCGGCCGCCCCCTGGCCGAAAGCCGGGACGGAGATCATCGTCGACCATGACGAGTTGCGCGTCGGCGGAGCCGCCGGCAACAGCGCGCTCGCCTGGCAAGCGCTCGGCGTCGAATTCGAGATCGCCGCCAATATCGGCAGTGACCAGTTCGGCCACTGGCTGAGCGAAGCCTTCGGCCACCGTTCCGACAAGTGGCCGGTACGTCCTGAGAAAACAACGCTCTCCGTCGGCATCACCCATCCGGACGGCGAGCGCACCTTCTTCACGACGAGGGGCCACCTGCCGCGTTTCAGCCTGGCCGATGTCTTCGCGGTCATCGAGGGTGCCAGGCTGCAGGGCGGCTACGCCCTTCTCTGCGGTTCGTTCCTGACCGACGACCTGACAGCGGATTATGACGCCTTCTTCGACTGGGCCGACAGCCATCGCATCACCGTCGCGCTCGATACCGGCTGGCCGCTCGACGGTTGGACCGACGAGAACTGCGCAGCGACACGCGCCTGGCTCTCCCGCAGCGGTGTCGCGCTGCTGAACGAGGTCGAATCGACGACGCTTGCCGGCATCGCCGATCCGATCGAGGCGGCGCGTCACATCCGGTCGCATATGCCGGAGGGTGCGATTGTCGTCGTCAAGCGCGGTCCGGACGGCGCTCTCGCGATCGGACCGGACGGCAACTTGGTTTCGGTGGCGGCACCCGCTGTCGAGGTCGTCGATACGATCGGTGCCGGCGATGTCTTCAACGCCGCCTTTCTCGCCGCGCTCGCAAGCGATGAGCCGCTGGTTTCCTGCCTGATGGCGGGAACCGAGGTTGCCTCGCGCGCCATTTCCACCCTGCCCCGCAACTATGGCGGCCCGACATCTCTTCAGGAGCCCGTGCGATGAGCGCGCTCGAAATTCAGAACATCCGCAAGACCTATGGCGACGTCGAGACGCTGAAAGGCATCGACATCTCATTGGAAAGCGGCGAATTCCTGGTGCTGCTCGGCTCCTCCGGCTGCGGCAAGTCCACCCTGCTGAACATCATCGCCGGCCTTGCCGAGGCGACGAGCGGCGATGTCAGGATCGGCGGCCGCTCAGTGCTCAGCGTGCATCCGAAGGACCGCGATATCGCTATGGTCTTTCAGTCCTACGCGCTCTATCCCAATCTGACGGTGCATCGGAACATTGGCTTCGGCCTGGAAATGCGCAAGGTGGCAGTACCCGAGCGCGACAGGGCCGTGCGCGATGCCGCAAAGCTCCTGCAAATCGAAAGCCTCCTCGACCGCAAGCCGAGCCAGCTTTCCGGCGGCCAGCGCCAGCGCGTCGCCATCGGCCGCGCGCTGGTGCGCAAGCCGGAGGTATTCCTCTTCGACGAACCGCTCTCCAATCTCGACGCCAAACTGCGCATGGAGATGCGCACCGAAATCAAGCGGCTGCATCAAATGCTGAAAACCACGGTCGTCTATGTCACCCATGACCAGATCGAGGCAATGACGCTTGCAAGCCGCATCGCCGTGATGCGCGACGGCCGCATCGAGCAGTTGGGCACGCCGGAAGAGATCTACAACCATCCGGCAACGCTCTATGTCGCGACCTTCGTCGGCGCGCCGCCGATGAACCTGCTGAAGGCGACGGCGCGTGACGGTCGGCTGGCGCTTTCAGGTTCCGATGCCAGCCTGCCCCTGCCCGCCCGTTTCCGCGAGACGGCCGGCAATGGCCGCGACCTTATCCTCGGCATTCGTCCCGAGGCGCTTCGCACGGACGGCACCGGCCCGTCGATCGAAGCAACCCTTGAGGTTGCAGAGCTGACCGGCCCGGAACTCGTCGTCACCGCCCTTGCTGGAAATCAGCGCCTGATGGCCTGCCTGCCGCCACGCACGCCGATCCGCGACAACGAGAAGCTCACCCTTTTCTTCGACGAAGAGGCAATGCATCTCTTCGATCCGGAAACCGGTCTCAGCTGCGGCTTTTAACGACAGAACGGCTTCCCGTCAGCCATTCAATTCGCCGCGTCGACGGGCTTTCGTTGGTAGACGTGAATATAGTCGACCAGCAGAATGGAAGGGTTTGGCGTTTCATCGATCGGCCAACCCGAGCCGAGCGCCAGGTTCACCAGCGGATAGAACGGCATGTGGAACTCCTTCGGCGTGTCGAAGCTCCAGATGAACTGACGGTCGAGGTAGAAGCTCGTCTTGTCAGCTTGGATATCGACGCCATAGGTGTGATATTCGTTGTTCAAACTTCCTTCCGGGACAGTTTTCCAATTGCCGCCGGTGGTGTTCTCGCCACCCTGGCTCTGACGCCAGATATGAAAGCCCATGCTGAATTCGTAAGGCGCGCGTCCATAATATTCCAGGACATCGATCTCGGCGGTGTATTTCGTCCGGTCGAGGCCGATAAGCCAGAAGGCCGGCCAGACACCCTTGCCGGGCGGCAGCTTCATCCGCGCTTCGAAATAGCCGAATTGCTGAGAGAAGCCTTCGCCTTTCGGGTTCACGGACGAGAGCAGACCCGAGCGCCAGGTTCCATCGGCCCCCTTGCGCGCTTCGATCTTCAGAATTCCCTGATCGGTGGTAAAGGGAAAGCCGGGGGCCGGATCTGTGAAGCGGGCGTCACCGAAATCGCCGTTCCAGGGCGTATGGGCGATCCAGCGGGAGCCGTTCTCGCCCCAGGTCGAAACGTCGAGACTGTCGAAATTCTCCTCGAACGTCAGCTGGTACGCATTGATATTGAGCGGTTCCTGGGCCACGCTGGGCTGGCCGGGCAGCGCACCCATGGCGAGGACGACGAGCAAGCCGAGCCCCTTAGACGATATCCCGTAACGCATAGCTACTCCTTCGAAAACGCCAAACAAATCGTTGGACTGCACTTCACTCGATTACGACGTCAAAACGCCGTTTCGTCGCGGCATGAGCCTTTGAACGATAATGGTCTCGATACCATCAGGCCTTCCGACGACCTGCCATAGCAGCAGCGCGAATGCCCAGAAGATCGCCGCTGACGCCCCGCCGCAAAACGCCAGGCCGAAGATAAGATTGAGGCCTACGGGCATCGCGACAAGCATCGGCTCTACCCAGAGCAGGAAAGCGATCATCGGCAAGCTTGCGACCATGGGCCGCAAAAACGAATTCAACTGCGCAGCAAATGTCGCGCCGATCAGCCGCCGCGTAATGATGAGCGATGCGGCATAGGCGACGAGCACTGCCACGATCCGCGCGCCGAGTGCGCCTGGCACCTGAAAATAAGCGATGCCGAGGACGGTGACCGGTACCCTGACGGCGAACTCGGCAAACATCCTGAGAGCGACGTAACGCGTATTGTTCATGACCATGGCCAATGCCGGCATCATATTCGTCGGAAGACCGAGAAGGCTGACGAGGCAGAGCCATTGCAGGATCGGCGCGGCGGAAGCCCATTTCTCGCCGACGATGATACGCACGCTCGGCTCGGCAAGAAAGGCAAGCGCGATGAGGATGGGTGCTGCGACGAAAGTGATCGCGTTCGTCGCCTTCAGATAGGCGGCCACCATGTTGCGGCGGTCGTCGACAGCGGAGAATGCCGCCATCAGCGGGCGCAACAGCGGTCCGACGAAAGTCTGGTATGGAATGCCGGCGATATTGTCGGCGACGCTGAAGGCACCGAATGTCGACAGGCCGGTAAAGCGCGGCAAAAGCAGCCGGTCCAGCTGCCAATTGATCGAATTCAGCACCTGCGACACGGTGTTCCAGCTGATCATGTCCTGGAAATGCTTCCATTCGGAAAGGCTGAACTTCGGCCGCATCGGCGCGAACACATAGGAGGTAATCGCCGCTGCGGTCGGGCCTGCAACCGCTCCGATCGCCAGCCCCCAATAGCTGCCGGTCGCCACCGCCACGCCCACACCGAACAGCAGCGTCGATCCTTTGGCGATGAGATCGAGCGCGAACTCGCGTCTGAAATCGAACCGCTGCATAAAGAGTATCATGCGCGGGCTGATCACGCTTCGCATCGCAGGCGCGATGGAGAGAACGGCGACAAGCGAGAATAGCCGGGAATCTTCATAGATCAGCGCCATCGGCCAGGAGATCAGCATCATCAGCACGCTGATGGCCACCCCACGAAGCAGGCTGAGGGTGAAGGCCGTGGCAAACATATCATCCGAAGGCGACGGCAGACGCATCAGCGCCTGCGTCAACGGCAGATCCAGCACCGCCTCGACGATGACCAGAACCGAGGTGGCGATGGCAACCAGACCGAAATCCGCCGGGCTCAGCAGCCTGGCGAGGACCAGAAGGCTGACGAAATCGAGCGATCTCGCGAGGAATTTGCCGCTGATGGTCCAGATACTCGCCGTCGCCGTCCTCTGCGATACGCTTGACATAGTCTATTCCTCGTCGGCGGCATGAAACGCGTCAGGCCAAGGCAGGGAGGCAAGGTCGCTGTCCTGGCCCATCAACCCGCCCGTCTTCTGAAGGGGTCGACGGATCGATCGGCACGCTTGGACAGTTGCTGATCGATGAGGCCGGTCAGCCGCTCGCGGAATACGGTGGAGGAAAATTTCAGCGAATGCGCGCGGATCGCCTGCGGATCGATGTCATCCTCGATCTCCTCGAACGCCGCCATTGTTTCCAGCAGGGCTTCCGTGGTCTGTTGCGCGAAACGCAACCCGACCAGCGGCGAGGAAACGGTTTCCCTGGCGCCGCCGGCATCGAAGGCGAGCACCGGCCGGCCGGATGCCATGGCTTCCACAGGCAGAATGCCGAAATCCTCCGTGCCCGGAAACAGCAGGGCGCGGCATCGCGACAGGTGGTCGCGCAGAACATTGAAAGGCTGGTGACCAAGGAACTGAACGGTCGGCCCGGCAATCGACTTCAGATAGGCCAATTGCTCTCCCTCGCCGATCACGACCAGTTTCCGGCCGGCTTCGGTGCAGGCGCGAACGGCGATATCCGGCCGCTTATAGGTGGTCAGCTGTCCCGCATAGAGATAGAACTCGCCTTTGCCCTTCCCCACCGCGAAATCATCGGTCGCAACCGGCGGGTGGATGACGACGGAATCCCGGTCGTAGAAACGCCGGATGCGGCTTGCGACATAGTCGGAATTGGCGACGAACGTGTCGACCCGTGATGCGGTCGTCACATCCCACGCGCGCAGCATCGGCGCGGTGAGCGACATCATTGCCCGACCGACCCAGGGAAGGCCATGCCGGTACACATGGAACTGATCCCAGATGTAACGCATCGGCGAGTGGCAGTAGCAGATGTGAAGGGCGTCGGCGCGCGTGATGATGCCTTTGGCGGGTCCGGATTCGCTCGACAGCACGAGATCGTATTCCTGCAGATCGAACTGCTCCAGCGCGAAGGGCATCAGCGGCAGCATCTTGGTATAATGCCGTTGCGCGCCGGGGATCTTCTGCAGGAAGGATGTGCGGATATTCCGCGTCTTCAGAAAATCGCTGATGCGATCGCGGTTGCAGACGAGGGTGAAGATGTCGGCCTGCGGAAACATCCGGCACAGCTCTTCGACGACCTTCTCGCCGCCGCGCATCGAAACGAGCCAATAATGCACGATGGCGACACGAAGCTGCTTGGTGTCGCTCGCGCTTCCAGCCTCAGTGACACGTCTTTTCGCCATGACAGGCGCATCGCCGAGAAATGCCCTCGCGTCGGGAAGAGAGGTCGTTGCTTTAAGGGTCAACTGAATACTCCTTGTATCGCCACCCCGTCCGTTGGCTCGGGAACCGCATGCGTCGAAATCAGGCTGTGGTATTCCGCAAGAAGCGCATCGCGCCACTCTTCATGTGTCGATGCGAGATCGCGCGATAGCCGGAAGGCGCGATCGCTCATGGCGCGAACCTCATGGCTCGGCATCTCGCTGAATCTCGTCAACGTATCGGCAAAGGCGCGTTCGTCAGCCGTGTCGCAGGAAAGCGCCATGCCTGCCCTCTCCATCTCTTCGGCCAGGAAGGCGCTGCGCGACAGGATGACCGGCAGGCCGCTTCTGGCCGCTTCGATAGCGACGAGGCCGAATGGCTCCGGATAACGCGAGGGCATCAACAATGCGCGCGCGTTGCGGATGGTCGAGCCGATTTCCGCATGCGACTGCCAGCCGACGGCCCTGACGTGATCCCCCGAAGCCTTAACCAGCGGCATCAGCGGCCCGTCCCCGATCACGCAGAGCTTGACACCGGCCCTGCGTGTTGCAGCCACGGCGTCCTCCGCGCCTTTCTCCTCGTCCAGCCGTCCGATGAAGACGAACTCGTCGTTGGCTTCCGCCTCGATGCGTTTGATCGACAGTGGAGCGACGGGATTGCGGATCGTCGTCAGCCGCTCAGCTCGGTAGCCGGCGCCTACGAGGAAACTCGCCATCTTCTCATGCAGCAGGATGATCCGGCCGAAATCGGCCTGGTCCTTCAGAAGCCGAAGGATATTGGAACCGCGGGCAGCCCGCCACAATTTGTGCGAATAACTTCTCTTGTCGCAGGCTGTCGCAATGCAGCTTCCGCCGAGCGGGCGTCGAAGGCAGATTTCCTGCGCCTGATAGTCGAAGAAGGCGCCGTTGGGGCAGGCCGTGAAGAAATCATGCGCGTGCACCACGCAGCGTCTGGCGACCGGCAGCAGCGCCCTGAAAATTGCAGGAGACAGAATCTGGTGCCAGCCATGCACATGGTAGACGGTATTGGCGGTGTCGTTGGCGGCAATCCAGTTCGCGACCATACGGACGGCGGCGCCATTGTGAATGCCGGTCACGAAAGCCTTCGCTCGCTCGGCGCTGAGCAGGTCGCGGCTGTTCAGCCCGACCATTGAGACTCCAAGGGCGACAAGCTCGACATTGGCGGCGTCATCCCCGCAAATATAAGTCACGGGGATGTCGAGTTCCCGAAAAAGCTTGGCGGACAGCACCGCCAGCGCCGTCGCACCGCCTCTGGCGACCGAATAGTCGTCGATGATGACCACGCGATCGATCTTTGTGATGCCGGGGCCGGGAAACCGGCCGACGCTTGCGGCGGATCGCAGGACCTCTGGAAGCGACGGGCGCATCACTTCACCGAAACTGCGCCGTTGGCACAAGCCTCCAGCGCCTTGCGGTTGAGGATGCGGATCTTACCCTGGCCCCCGTCGATGATCTTACCTTCCCGCAGGCGCCGCAGGCATTGATTGACCTTCTCGCGGGACGCCGGCAGCGTCGCGGCCAGATCATTTTGCGAGATGATCAGTTCGTCGCCGCTGTTTGCTGCATCTTTTCCATAAACAATAGAGAGCCGCAGCAGCGTGCTGGCCAGCCTCGACTGCAGGCTCGACGCCGCATTCGCAATGATCCGAAGTTCAAGCTCTGAAATACGCGCCAGAGCCCTGGAGAAGACCTTTTCGCGAAAACAGGGATCGCTGGCGTACATGTCACGCAGCAGCCGGCCTTCGAAGAAATGCAGTTCGCAGGCGGAACCGGCGCGGTATTCGAGGTTCAACGTCTGCCTGCGCAGAACCTCGAGCTCGCCGATGAGGCCGGATTTCGGAATGATCTCGACGATGAATTCCCTGCCGTCGGGCAGCATCGTGCTTGCGCTGACCACCCCCGAATGCACGCGCGCGAACGTA
This Rhizobium brockwellii DNA region includes the following protein-coding sequences:
- a CDS encoding PfkB family carbohydrate kinase, whose product is MRPLAVIGNVNVDLILGPAAPWPKAGTEIIVDHDELRVGGAAGNSALAWQALGVEFEIAANIGSDQFGHWLSEAFGHRSDKWPVRPEKTTLSVGITHPDGERTFFTTRGHLPRFSLADVFAVIEGARLQGGYALLCGSFLTDDLTADYDAFFDWADSHRITVALDTGWPLDGWTDENCAATRAWLSRSGVALLNEVESTTLAGIADPIEAARHIRSHMPEGAIVVVKRGPDGALAIGPDGNLVSVAAPAVEVVDTIGAGDVFNAAFLAALASDEPLVSCLMAGTEVASRAISTLPRNYGGPTSLQEPVR
- a CDS encoding glycosyltransferase family 4 protein, with protein sequence MRPSLPEVLRSAASVGRFPGPGITKIDRVVIIDDYSVARGGATALAVLSAKLFRELDIPVTYICGDDAANVELVALGVSMVGLNSRDLLSAERAKAFVTGIHNGAAVRMVANWIAANDTANTVYHVHGWHQILSPAIFRALLPVARRCVVHAHDFFTACPNGAFFDYQAQEICLRRPLGGSCIATACDKRSYSHKLWRAARGSNILRLLKDQADFGRIILLHEKMASFLVGAGYRAERLTTIRNPVAPLSIKRIEAEANDEFVFIGRLDEEKGAEDAVAATRRAGVKLCVIGDGPLMPLVKASGDHVRAVGWQSHAEIGSTIRNARALLMPSRYPEPFGLVAIEAARSGLPVILSRSAFLAEEMERAGMALSCDTADERAFADTLTRFSEMPSHEVRAMSDRAFRLSRDLASTHEEWRDALLAEYHSLISTHAVPEPTDGVAIQGVFS
- a CDS encoding SIS domain-containing protein produces the protein MNMTAEKKRPAGLAAIDREMARQHVDAIASYEAAQPMAAGAAASLKKTGRLLLIGMGGSHAVNRTVEPLYRALGIDAVALPLSEQLGQPLPIAGRTIFVTSQSGESAEVVRWFNETDGTEETFGLTLEGSSFLARTAPSLIGAGGTELAFAATRSLTVTFALHLAILSALGEDPDAAIAALKAPEDHDIAAALTALENVATIVTSGRRLQGIAEALALGLTELSRRPCFSLEGGQLRHGPMEMLGPEIGVVLFRGMDETAGLVTAMATSAVETGAPVILFDASGEASVAGAVTIRFAPAIGLAAIFAMLPVAQRLMIAFADARVENAGTPVRSTKITRSE
- a CDS encoding glycoside hydrolase family 16 protein, coding for MRYGISSKGLGLLVVLAMGALPGQPSVAQEPLNINAYQLTFEENFDSLDVSTWGENGSRWIAHTPWNGDFGDARFTDPAPGFPFTTDQGILKIEARKGADGTWRSGLLSSVNPKGEGFSQQFGYFEARMKLPPGKGVWPAFWLIGLDRTKYTAEIDVLEYYGRAPYEFSMGFHIWRQSQGGENTTGGNWKTVPEGSLNNEYHTYGVDIQADKTSFYLDRQFIWSFDTPKEFHMPFYPLVNLALGSGWPIDETPNPSILLVDYIHVYQRKPVDAAN
- a CDS encoding Crp/Fnr family transcriptional regulator, with translation MDGATHASDRRAGIGKAAISANGGIHLNSRIVIDDEFLSCRSSVRRFRRGEIIAGAGVLVDTFARVHSGVVSASTMLPDGREFIVEIIPKSGLIGELEVLRRQTLNLEYRAGSACELHFFEGRLLRDMYASDPCFREKVFSRALARISELELRIIANAASSLQSRLASTLLRLSIVYGKDAANSGDELIISQNDLAATLPASREKVNQCLRRLREGKIIDGGQGKIRILNRKALEACANGAVSVK
- a CDS encoding lipopolysaccharide biosynthesis protein is translated as MSSVSQRTATASIWTISGKFLARSLDFVSLLVLARLLSPADFGLVAIATSVLVIVEAVLDLPLTQALMRLPSPSDDMFATAFTLSLLRGVAISVLMMLISWPMALIYEDSRLFSLVAVLSIAPAMRSVISPRMILFMQRFDFRREFALDLIAKGSTLLFGVGVAVATGSYWGLAIGAVAGPTAAAITSYVFAPMRPKFSLSEWKHFQDMISWNTVSQVLNSINWQLDRLLLPRFTGLSTFGAFSVADNIAGIPYQTFVGPLLRPLMAAFSAVDDRRNMVAAYLKATNAITFVAAPILIALAFLAEPSVRIIVGEKWASAAPILQWLCLVSLLGLPTNMMPALAMVMNNTRYVALRMFAEFAVRVPVTVLGIAYFQVPGALGARIVAVLVAYAASLIITRRLIGATFAAQLNSFLRPMVASLPMIAFLLWVEPMLVAMPVGLNLIFGLAFCGGASAAIFWAFALLLWQVVGRPDGIETIIVQRLMPRRNGVLTS
- a CDS encoding ABC transporter ATP-binding protein, with amino-acid sequence MSALEIQNIRKTYGDVETLKGIDISLESGEFLVLLGSSGCGKSTLLNIIAGLAEATSGDVRIGGRSVLSVHPKDRDIAMVFQSYALYPNLTVHRNIGFGLEMRKVAVPERDRAVRDAAKLLQIESLLDRKPSQLSGGQRQRVAIGRALVRKPEVFLFDEPLSNLDAKLRMEMRTEIKRLHQMLKTTVVYVTHDQIEAMTLASRIAVMRDGRIEQLGTPEEIYNHPATLYVATFVGAPPMNLLKATARDGRLALSGSDASLPLPARFRETAGNGRDLILGIRPEALRTDGTGPSIEATLEVAELTGPELVVTALAGNQRLMACLPPRTPIRDNEKLTLFFDEEAMHLFDPETGLSCGF
- a CDS encoding glycosyltransferase family 4 protein, producing MTLKATTSLPDARAFLGDAPVMAKRRVTEAGSASDTKQLRVAIVHYWLVSMRGGEKVVEELCRMFPQADIFTLVCNRDRISDFLKTRNIRTSFLQKIPGAQRHYTKMLPLMPFALEQFDLQEYDLVLSSESGPAKGIITRADALHICYCHSPMRYIWDQFHVYRHGLPWVGRAMMSLTAPMLRAWDVTTASRVDTFVANSDYVASRIRRFYDRDSVVIHPPVATDDFAVGKGKGEFYLYAGQLTTYKRPDIAVRACTEAGRKLVVIGEGEQLAYLKSIAGPTVQFLGHQPFNVLRDHLSRCRALLFPGTEDFGILPVEAMASGRPVLAFDAGGARETVSSPLVGLRFAQQTTEALLETMAAFEEIEDDIDPQAIRAHSLKFSSTVFRERLTGLIDQQLSKRADRSVDPFRRRAG